TTGGTGTTGGTGTTGTAGGCCTGCTCGACCTGGGTGAGCTGGGCGAGCTGCGAGATGAACTGGGTGCCGTCCTGAGGATTCAGAGGGTCCTGGTTCTGCAGCTGGGTCACGAACAGTTTCAGGAAATCGTCCTTGTTCATGCCCGTCGCCTGCTTCATCGCGGCCGCGGCCGAGGCCGTGGTTGCTGCGGATGTTGCGTCGGTTATCATCCTTACCTCCTTGCTAGAATCGTACGTCGAGCAGGCTGTTGACCTCGGCTGTCAGATAATTGACCCGGGGTGCATCCTGTCCGTCGTACCCTGCCCCCCTGGCGAACCGTTGGGGCTGTTGCCGCTGCTGATTGCCCCTATCCTCGTTGAGGGGGCCGTTGAACCCGCCACCGCCGGTAGAGACGTTGAACCCTTCCATGGTGAGATTCTTCCCGGAGAGGGCCTCGCGCAGCGAGTCGAGGTTGCTCATCAGGAGATCTTTGACCATGCGGTTGTCCGCCTGGACCTCCACGTTGAGACGGTTGTTGTCCATGCGGAGCTGGATCTTCAGCTCTCCCAGTTCGCCCGGGTTCAGCCTGATGCTCATCTGGCCGTTCCCTTTGCCGTCGTGGGTCACCACCCCTTCCCGTACCTGGGAAAGGATGCTTTCGTGCAGCTGACTTTTGGCCCCGGAGAGCTTCGCTTCCCCCTGCACCGCTTCGGCCGGGTTCCCCTGCGCCGTCAGTCCCACGCCCAGCATCTGGCTGTTCTGGTTCTCCTGCCCTTTCTGGTGCGACTGTCCCTGCTCGCCCTGGGCGCCCGACGTATCCCGCCCCGCCTCCAGTCCGGAGACAGAGTTGGCTGTTGCCGTCGTTGCACTCTTGGTGCCGGAAACGTCATCCCCCGAAGCTTTGCCAACGTTTACCTGCTGGGCTTGCACCGCTTCGTGTACCTGCTTCCCGGTGACGGCTTCGGCGTGGTGTGCGTCCCTAGGCTGCGGCTGCGCCGCCTGCTCGGCTTGCCCCCCCTGCTCCTGGGATACCGCTGCCGGGTCACCCTTTTGTTCCGGTTGTACCTTCACCTGGGGCGCTGTCGCCTCGGGCTTGGCCTCGCGGACCGTGGCGCCCTTGCCGTTGGCGTTCGCCATGGCGGCCGTCTCAGGTGCCGGGGTCTGCAGCTGCGGGGTCGCGTCTTGCGTTTGTGTTGCATCCTGTGCTGCTGTCTGGTCCTGCTGCACCGACGCTTGCTCCTGCCCCGCCGTTGTTGCGCCCGGGTCGGTTACCGTCGCGGGCTCGGCCTGCTTCCTGACCGGCATGGCCACGAAGCGCCCGGCGCCGGTTTCCTTGGCTGCCAGATGGCTGGCTGCCACGGTCTGATCGGCAGTCACGGTGGTTTTTGCGGCATCCGGCAATGCCGGAGCTTGCTGCCGCTCGCCCGCTGCGGGCGCACCTTGCGCCTGGGGCTGGTCAACCTGCGCTCCTTCTGTCGCGCCCGTCGAAGAGACCACCTGTGCTTTCCCCTGTGCGGCGGAGAGCTGTGCCGACTCGGCCTTCTGGCCGAACTGACTGCCGGCCGTGCCGGCGGTGGTCTGTTGCTGCTGTTGCGCTGCCTGCTGCGGCAGCTCCGGTTGTACCTCGCCTGCTGCCGATTGCGGCTGCATGCGCTGCTGCAGGGCGGCGAGCTTTTCGAGCGCGGTGGTGCCTGCTGCCGAGTTGGCCTCCTCGCTCCGTGCCGCCACGTTGGACTCGACCGCGGCCATGGCCACGACCAGTCCCGGGTTCGGGTCCGGCTTTGCTTCCGGGACCATCCCGGTTGCCGCTTGTGCGGCCTGAGCGTCAGCAACCGTTTCCGGTGTTGCCGCCTGCTCCACCTCCGCGTCCCCGGCAGCGCCTTTTGCCGTTTCCTGCGCCGGCTGGGCCGCGTCCTGGTCCGCATCGTCCTTGGCAACGTGATGCTTGCGGTGAAGCGCCGTCTTGTCAGCCGCCGGGGCATGGTCTGCATGAGCCGGTTTGTCGGTGCGTGACGAGTCGGCCTCCCGCGCCTGTGCCGGGCGTG
This window of the Geomonas agri genome carries:
- a CDS encoding flagellar hook-length control protein FliK; this translates as MMVQNAAFIPDAIPAPAAQSGMANATAAPGAGVFQQLLQGRQTPEQPAMPARPTSEHAPKSSARAHKADDKTRPAQAREADSSRTDKPAHADHAPAADKTALHRKHHVAKDDADQDAAQPAQETAKGAAGDAEVEQAATPETVADAQAAQAATGMVPEAKPDPNPGLVVAMAAVESNVAARSEEANSAAGTTALEKLAALQQRMQPQSAAGEVQPELPQQAAQQQQQTTAGTAGSQFGQKAESAQLSAAQGKAQVVSSTGATEGAQVDQPQAQGAPAAGERQQAPALPDAAKTTVTADQTVAASHLAAKETGAGRFVAMPVRKQAEPATVTDPGATTAGQEQASVQQDQTAAQDATQTQDATPQLQTPAPETAAMANANGKGATVREAKPEATAPQVKVQPEQKGDPAAVSQEQGGQAEQAAQPQPRDAHHAEAVTGKQVHEAVQAQQVNVGKASGDDVSGTKSATTATANSVSGLEAGRDTSGAQGEQGQSHQKGQENQNSQMLGVGLTAQGNPAEAVQGEAKLSGAKSQLHESILSQVREGVVTHDGKGNGQMSIRLNPGELGELKIQLRMDNNRLNVEVQADNRMVKDLLMSNLDSLREALSGKNLTMEGFNVSTGGGGFNGPLNEDRGNQQRQQPQRFARGAGYDGQDAPRVNYLTAEVNSLLDVRF